Part of the Kordiimonas pumila genome is shown below.
AGCGAATGCGGTGAACGAAAAATCATACGCTCAGAGAGACATCATGCCCTTATATAAATTTACAAAATCATTACGTCGATCCATTCTGGCAACAGCTAGTACGGGCGCTATTCTTTTAACTGGTGCTGCAAATGCAGCAGACCTATCTGGTCGTGTATCAGATACGGCGGATTCGTTAGCGCTGGAAGGTGCTCTGGTGCGCATTCAGGAGTTGAACCGTCGCACATCAACCGCAGCAGACGGTAGCTTCTATTTTAGTGGCATTCCGGCTGGCGATTACACTGTTATTATCAACTATATTGGTTCAGACCCAATTACGCGCACAGTTACAGTGACAGAAGCCGGCGCAAGGCTTGATGTTGCATACGGCGCGCACGCAGATGTTGATGAAATTATTGTCGTGAAAGGTCTTCGTGGATCACTAAATAGCTCGCTGTCAAAACAGCGCGCAGCAGACAATGTTTCGAACTTTTTGTCGGCTGACTCTGCAGGTAACTTCCCAGACCAAAACGTATCAGAGGCTGTACGCCGAATTGTTGGCCTTTCAGTAGAGAATGACCAAGGCGAAGGTCGCTATGTTGTTATTCGGGGCCTTGACCCGAACCTTAGCAGCTCATCTGTTGGCGGTGTGCGCTTGCCATCACCTGAGGGCGGCGACCGTAAAGTGGCTCTTGATGTAATACCTTCAGAGCTTTTGGAAACCGTAGAAGTTACCAAATCATTGACGCCAGATATGGATGCCGATGCCATTGGTGGTAACGTAGATATTAAAACCCTTTCTGGTTTTGACCGTGATGGGCTTTTTGTAAAAGCAAAAATTGAGGGCGGCTATAACAGGCAGCAGGAAGAGTGGAGCCCCAAAGTAGGCCTCACTATTGCGAACAAGTTTAGTGACAAGTTTGCTGTTGCGGGTTCTATTAGTTACTATGACCGTAAATTTGGTACCGATAATAAAGAAATTGATGGCGGTTGGATTGACGAAGATGATGAAGATCAGGAAATCAATGGCCTGATCCCTGAAGAGTTGGAACTGCGTGATTATGTTGTGGAGCGTAAGCGTTTTGGGGCTGCTTTAAACCTTGATTACCGCCCATCAGATAGTACGGATCTTTATCTGCGTACACTTTATTCCGATTTTAAAGATTCAGAGCTTCGTAACCGTATGGAGATGAAGTTTGATGAAGGCGAGTTTGACCTTGATCGTTCGGATGTTGATGGTGGTTACGTATATGTTGATGGTATCGAAGCCGACCGCGACCTGAAAGATCGTATAGAGACACAGAAAATACTTTCTATTTCTGGTGGCGGCGAAACTCGGTTTGATAGCTTCACAGCAACATATTCTATCAGCTATGCAAAAGCACAAGAAGCTGAGCCTGACAGGTTAGATACTTCTTTCGCGGGAGAAGACTTCAATAGTGGTGTTGATTTCACGAACCTGTTGTTCCCCCGTTCAATATTCAAAAATTCTGATGACTTGGCTGCTTTGCAAGACCTGTCAAACTATGAAGTCGATTCTTTTGAATATTCTGACAATATTACAGAAGATGAGCAGATCGCTTTCAAGCTGGATATTGCAAAGGATATGTACTGGGGTGATAACCCTGTTTTGATCAAGTGGGGTGCGAAGGCGCGTCTCCGCGATAAATTCCGTGATAATACCTTTTTGGCGTACGATGGTGATTTGGGTGATGTAACACTTAATGATTTCTCTACTGCGATTGACTACCCAATTGACCTTGCTCTTGGTAATGGTGGTATAGACGGCGTTGCTCTGCGCGACTATTACGCGGCTAACCGGTCTTCTTTCGAGTTAAACGAACTGGACACACTTATAGGTTCCAAAGCTGTTGATTATGATGCTGAGGAAGATATTTATGCATCTTATATCATGGGCCGCATAGACATGGGGGGACTACGGATTACTGGTGGTGTTCGCTATGAATATACAGACTTTAAAACAACCAGTAACTTTGTTCAGGTTGGCGAAGTGGTTGTTGTGGATGGTAACGGCGATCCGGTACTTGATGGTGACGGTGACCCGGAAACGGATGATATATCAAGTGTAACGGAAGTATCTGGCGCACAAGATTACAGTCACTGGCTACCAAGTTTGAACCTGCGCTATGAAGCAAGGGAAGATTTGGTTCTGCGGGCAGCATACTTCCGTTCGGTTGTTCGCCCTAATATCGATGATGTTGTACCAACTGGCGAGATCGAGTTTGAAGAAGAACTGGACGGCGGTGAAATTGTACGCACAACCGAAGGCACTATCGGTAACGAAAATCTTGTACCGATGACAGCTCATAACTTTGATGTGAGTGTTGAATGGTATCCAAATAACGATGCGGTACTGTCTGTTGGGGCTTTTTATAAAGATATCAGTAATTTTGTTATCGATCGCACGGTTGAGGATGTGACAGTAAACGGTGTGTTCTTTAACGAAGTTGTGCGCCCATATAACGGCGATAAAGCCACGATCAAAGGGATAGAAGTTAACTATCAGCAAGCCCTTACATTCCTGCCGGGGCTTCTGAATGGTTTGATTGTCGGCGTGAACTATACTTACGTAGATAGCAATGCCACTGTTGATCTGGGTGACGAAATCCGTGAGATTGCGCTCCCTAAAACATCAAAACACGTTGCTAATCTTGTGCTAGGCTATGAAAAGGGCCCTATTACCCTTCGTGCAGCAATGACATACCGTGATGCATATCTTGATGAACTAAATGCAGCTGGTTTTGGTGATAGGTATGCCCTAAGCCATACACAGTGGGACTTCTCTGCTTCATACGACATTCTTGAAAACGTGAAGCTGTACGGTGAAGTTTCAAACGCAAATGATGAGCCGTTCCGCGCAGTACACCGTACTGAAGATGGTGATTATCTTATGCAGCATGAGCAGTATGACTGGACTGCTAACATGGGTGTGAAAGTTAAGTTCTAGTATTGGACAATTACTGAAAAAGAAAGGCCGGGGTTTCCCGGCCTTTTGTTTACGTGGTTATTAAACCTATTTTCCCATGCGGGTTAAAATTATATCGGCTTCGTCCATAAGCCTGTTCATGCGGGCAATAAGGGCATTGTAGGGAGCAGGGGTTGCCAGATCAACACCGGCCTCTTTCAGCATGTCATAGGGGTATTTGGAACCACCTGCTTTTAAAACATTTAGGTAGTCATTTTTGGCGCTTTGATCGCCTGCGAGCATACGCTCGGCAAAAAGTGTTCCGCCCGATAGGCTGGTCGCATACTGGTAGACATAAAAATTATAATAGAAATGCGGTATGTAAGCCCATTCGATGGCATAGGCTGGGTCTATGGTCATAACCCCTTGGTCGTGACCGTGGTATTTTTTTAAAAGATCAAGATAGAGTGTGGTCATTTTTGCACCGGAGAGAGGCTCTCCGGCTTCTGCCATTTCATGAATTTTAAGCTCAAATTCTGCAAACATCGTTTGCCTGAAAAAAGTGCCGCGATAGCTCTCAAGAGCCCGGTCAATGTAATAAAGGCGCTCTGCATCACTTAAGTTTTTGGAAAGCATATATTCCTGAAGAAGTACTTCATTTGTGGTGGAAGCAAGCTCTGCGGTAAAGATGGTGTAGCCGTATGTTTCGTATGGGTTGTTTTCTTTTGATAAAAGAGAATGTACGGCATGCCCCCATTCATGGGAAAAGGTTGAAACATCTTCAAAACCCTTGTTGAAGTTCAAAAGAACGTAAGGGTGTACATCGTAAGCAGCACCTTGCATATATGCGCCCGAGCGTTTTCCTGACTGCGGGTACAGATGCATCCAGTTACCCGTAAAACCTTGTTGCATAAGGCTGAGATATTTCTCACCGAAGGGCTTAAGCGAGGCTAAAGTTAGTGCTTTGGCATCCTCGACAGTGAACTCCCGTGCAAGCTGTGTGGTTTCTGGGTAAGTATCATAATATTGTAAGTCTTTTATACCCATCATCCGGCCGCGAAGTTTCAGGTAACGGTGCATAGATGCAAGATTGTCATTGGCTGCGGATACCAGTGTTTTATATACTTTAACGGGGATATTGCCGCTTGAGACTGCGCGTTCAAGGCTGGATGAATAGTGCCGTGAGCGTGCTTCGAATATATGTGACTTTACAAGGGTATCAAGCGTTTGCCCAAGCGGCGCTTCGTAGGTTTTCCAGCTGCTCCAGAATGTATCAAAAACTTTTTTACGGTCTTCTCTGTTCTGTGTAGCGCGGTATTTTGAATAAGTTGCTTGATCAAGGGTAACATGAGTTCCGTTTGTGAGTGTAATTTCTGGCCAAGGGATACCTGCTGTTGTCAGGAGGGAGTATATACGTTGCGGCCCGGCTGTGACTTCTGCAGCGTTGGCGAGGATGTTTTCGGCTTCGGTGCCGAGTGTATGCTCTGCATTTCTGAGTGTATCTCGTAAGTTAAAGGCGTGTTTTTTTAGCCCTGCTTCAGCTTTTACAAAGCTTTCTATTTTGTCTCGTCCAATCGCAAGTATTTCGGGGGCCATATAGGCTGTGGTTTGGTTAAACTTTGCCAAAACAGCCCGAGCCATACTTAGTCTTTCCTGTCCTTCGGCAAGGCGGAGGTTTTCATCCGCACCAAGTGACGCATATGTAAATATTCTTGCAGCGCTTTTTTGAATAGCTGATATTTCATCAAGGGCACTTAAAAGGGCTGGGGGGCTATCTCCTAAATGCCCCTTGAACCGTGCTAGTTTTTCTATTGCCTGATGGATGCTTTCACGCGCTGCGTTCCATGCCTCTATTGTTGGGTAAAGCTCTGTCAGGTCCCATGTTTTTTGGTTTTTTTCCTGAGCATTTACAGGGTTTATGAAAGGTACATTCGCTATTGTTAGGGCCAAGAAGACGGCAAGCCCCATTTTTTTTGCAGATGAAGGGCTAGATGTTAAAGTTATATTCATGAATTACACCTTTATATAGGGAGGCTTTGATCGACCCTAGACTAGGCCGTGAATGAAATTAATCAACAAGGATTAGCCGTTGCTGTTGGCATTTTAAGGAGTGTGAGCTCCCTATTGGTATAAGAGAAAAAAGCTCATTGAAATGTGAAGGGTATTCATAATAAAAGTGTTGGGCTAAACGACTATGAGTTAGTGTATCTCAATTCAAATATATCTGTTATGTATCTTGAATGGAATGATCAGAAGTCTATAGCGGGAGAATCTTTTGCGTTTCAATGTCTTAGGGGTGTCTTTAGCTCTGGTTGCAAGTTTTTGTATGGCAAAAGCTAATGCTGAAGATTTATCTGTCGCAGTTGTTGATGGTAGCAAAAATGCTGTTGTGGGCGCGATTGTGTCGTTGATGCCAGTGTCTGATACCATTGTTTTACCAAAAACAGAAAAGACGGCTTCCATCAAACAGCAGAATGTTATGTTCTCGCCTTTTATTTTGCCAGTGCAGACCGGTACTTTGGTTACATTTCCGAATATGGATAAGATCAGACATCACGTTTATTCTTTTTCATCCGCAAAAACTTTTGAATTGAAGCTTTACGGCCAAGACGAAACACAGCAGGTGTTGTTTGATAAAAAAGGTGTCGCTGCTCTTGGATGCAATATTCATGATAACATGCTTGCCTATATTTATGTGACAGATGACCCTCTTTTCCGTGTTGCAGATCAAAGCGGCAAAGCTAGTTTTAGTGATTTACCTGTCGGTGATTATGAAATTCATATTTGGCACCCTGATCAGCAAAAATCGATGGAAGGCTATGCGCATGCAATTAGCCTACCGGAAGGTGGTGCCAAAGCACTTGAACTTGTGTTTGAGATGAAGTCTCGCAGACACACACAGCAGCAACCAGTAGAAAACGAATATTAAAATGCCTTCATTCAAGTTTCAGACGAGACTTACAATTGTATATTTAGCGCTATTTTTATTGGTGCAGGGCATAATTGTTTTATCGTTTTACACTACGGTAACACGGAATGTGCAAGATCAGGTACAAGGGCAGCTTGCTGCCTCGGCCCGTGTTTTTGAAAGTGTTGTCGATTCAAGGGTAAAGGAACTTGCTAGTCGAGCATTGATTTTGGCTCAGGATTTTGGTTTTCGTCAAGCGGTTGGGACAGAGGATCAGCCAACCATCAAATCCGCACTATTAAACTTGGGTAAAAGAATTGGAGCGGATCTCGCTCTGGCTTATGATCCTGATGGTAATGTTATTGCATCAGCTGCAGGCGCGTTGCCACGGTCTTTTGCTGGGTTAATTTTAGGGCTTGAAAATCAGAGGTCAAAAGACACGACTGTTGCTCGAATCATTGCCATGAATGGTAAATTGTACGAAATTGTTGTTGTACCTGTTTTTGCGCCAGATTTACTTGCCTGGATTGTTTTGGGTAAAGAAATGAACAGAACTGTGGCACAGGAAATTAAATCATTGTCGCCGATTGAGCTGGATATTGCCTTCCTATTCGAAAATGGCAGTGGGGATTATGAGCCAGCGGCCTCTACATCAAATGCGGATATGGTACGGTCTTTTTTGCGGGAGGCTATAACACCTGAAACGGTAAACCCGACTTTTAAAACATATCTTGCAGGTGAAAACTATATGCTCTGGCATATCGGTTTTGACAGAGCTTACAAAGATGCAGCTGATAATAGCCAGGCGGGGGCTTTGCTTTACTTTTCAATGGATAAGGCAATGCAGCCTTATATGTCACTAGCGCTTGCACTTTTAGGTGTCTTGGCTCTCGGGCTTATTATTCTGGTGATGGGGAGT
Proteins encoded:
- a CDS encoding TonB-dependent receptor, which produces MPLYKFTKSLRRSILATASTGAILLTGAANAADLSGRVSDTADSLALEGALVRIQELNRRTSTAADGSFYFSGIPAGDYTVIINYIGSDPITRTVTVTEAGARLDVAYGAHADVDEIIVVKGLRGSLNSSLSKQRAADNVSNFLSADSAGNFPDQNVSEAVRRIVGLSVENDQGEGRYVVIRGLDPNLSSSSVGGVRLPSPEGGDRKVALDVIPSELLETVEVTKSLTPDMDADAIGGNVDIKTLSGFDRDGLFVKAKIEGGYNRQQEEWSPKVGLTIANKFSDKFAVAGSISYYDRKFGTDNKEIDGGWIDEDDEDQEINGLIPEELELRDYVVERKRFGAALNLDYRPSDSTDLYLRTLYSDFKDSELRNRMEMKFDEGEFDLDRSDVDGGYVYVDGIEADRDLKDRIETQKILSISGGGETRFDSFTATYSISYAKAQEAEPDRLDTSFAGEDFNSGVDFTNLLFPRSIFKNSDDLAALQDLSNYEVDSFEYSDNITEDEQIAFKLDIAKDMYWGDNPVLIKWGAKARLRDKFRDNTFLAYDGDLGDVTLNDFSTAIDYPIDLALGNGGIDGVALRDYYAANRSSFELNELDTLIGSKAVDYDAEEDIYASYIMGRIDMGGLRITGGVRYEYTDFKTTSNFVQVGEVVVVDGNGDPVLDGDGDPETDDISSVTEVSGAQDYSHWLPSLNLRYEAREDLVLRAAYFRSVVRPNIDDVVPTGEIEFEEELDGGEIVRTTEGTIGNENLVPMTAHNFDVSVEWYPNNDAVLSVGAFYKDISNFVIDRTVEDVTVNGVFFNEVVRPYNGDKATIKGIEVNYQQALTFLPGLLNGLIVGVNYTYVDSNATVDLGDEIREIALPKTSKHVANLVLGYEKGPITLRAAMTYRDAYLDELNAAGFGDRYALSHTQWDFSASYDILENVKLYGEVSNANDEPFRAVHRTEDGDYLMQHEQYDWTANMGVKVKF
- the pepF gene encoding oligoendopeptidase F; the protein is MNITLTSSPSSAKKMGLAVFLALTIANVPFINPVNAQEKNQKTWDLTELYPTIEAWNAARESIHQAIEKLARFKGHLGDSPPALLSALDEISAIQKSAARIFTYASLGADENLRLAEGQERLSMARAVLAKFNQTTAYMAPEILAIGRDKIESFVKAEAGLKKHAFNLRDTLRNAEHTLGTEAENILANAAEVTAGPQRIYSLLTTAGIPWPEITLTNGTHVTLDQATYSKYRATQNREDRKKVFDTFWSSWKTYEAPLGQTLDTLVKSHIFEARSRHYSSSLERAVSSGNIPVKVYKTLVSAANDNLASMHRYLKLRGRMMGIKDLQYYDTYPETTQLAREFTVEDAKALTLASLKPFGEKYLSLMQQGFTGNWMHLYPQSGKRSGAYMQGAAYDVHPYVLLNFNKGFEDVSTFSHEWGHAVHSLLSKENNPYETYGYTIFTAELASTTNEVLLQEYMLSKNLSDAERLYYIDRALESYRGTFFRQTMFAEFELKIHEMAEAGEPLSGAKMTTLYLDLLKKYHGHDQGVMTIDPAYAIEWAYIPHFYYNFYVYQYATSLSGGTLFAERMLAGDQSAKNDYLNVLKAGGSKYPYDMLKEAGVDLATPAPYNALIARMNRLMDEADIILTRMGK
- a CDS encoding cupredoxin domain-containing protein — encoded protein: MRFNVLGVSLALVASFCMAKANAEDLSVAVVDGSKNAVVGAIVSLMPVSDTIVLPKTEKTASIKQQNVMFSPFILPVQTGTLVTFPNMDKIRHHVYSFSSAKTFELKLYGQDETQQVLFDKKGVAALGCNIHDNMLAYIYVTDDPLFRVADQSGKASFSDLPVGDYEIHIWHPDQQKSMEGYAHAISLPEGGAKALELVFEMKSRRHTQQQPVENEY